In Anaerolineales bacterium, one DNA window encodes the following:
- a CDS encoding FAD-dependent oxidoreductase — MSKFPTQAQVVIIGGGVGGASIAYHLTKLGWKDVLLIEKHELTSGSTWHSAGLVGQMRSDANLTRMMHYSTDLYRSLKAETGQDTSWREVGGLRLASSAERMEENKRLVGMARSFGVPMELIGAKEAQDMFPLMDITGVVGAAYTPNDGSIDPTGLTNALAIGAKQRGAKIFTDTAVTAVNVKNGRVHEVVTTKGTIKTEVVVNASGMWGREIGKMVGLNLPVIPMAHLYIMTKPIEGVTNTFPNLRDPDLLVYWREEVGGLVTGGYERQPAYFGVNGIPDDFKFQLLPPDWDRFTPLMENSIRRVPAIEDAEVIKLLNGPEGFTPDGEFLLGPTSVKGFWVACAFCAHGLAGAGGIGKVMAEWIIDGNPEWDMWRLDVRRFGPNYNNLDYVAARTLETYTQYYDIHYPGEERISRRNLRTSPTYFRLRDLGCHFGEKMGWERPNWFRIYEEKATHGHEPKGWMRHNWSRAIGHEHLMTRENAGLFDETSFNKFEVSGSGALKFLNYVCANQIDVPIGSMVYTQCLNKRGGIECDFTVTRLAEELFFIVTGTAFGQHDMSWLSLQMPEDGSVTIEDVSSSLVCIGLWGPKARTILEKVTSDDASNAGFPYMTAKRINVGDVPVLASRVTYVGELGWEFYCPSEYGLRLWDTLWEAGQPEGMVAGGYKAIDTLRLEKGYRYWSGEISPDYTPYEAGLGFAVKLDKADFIGRDALAKQKAEGPAHKLCTITLDDDRTIVIGKEPIRAGDDLVGWVASGGFGYSVGKSIAYAYLPLKHAKAGTKLSVECFGEQVSAEVAQAILWDPKGKRIKQ, encoded by the coding sequence ATGTCCAAATTTCCAACACAAGCACAGGTCGTCATCATCGGCGGAGGCGTGGGCGGTGCAAGTATCGCCTACCACCTCACGAAATTGGGATGGAAGGATGTGCTCCTGATTGAGAAGCATGAATTGACATCAGGTTCAACCTGGCATTCGGCGGGATTGGTCGGGCAAATGCGTTCGGATGCAAACCTGACGCGTATGATGCACTACAGCACGGACTTGTACCGCAGCCTCAAAGCCGAGACGGGCCAGGACACCTCCTGGCGTGAAGTGGGCGGGCTTCGTCTCGCCTCCTCCGCCGAACGCATGGAGGAAAACAAACGCCTGGTCGGCATGGCGCGTTCCTTTGGCGTGCCGATGGAATTGATCGGCGCAAAAGAGGCGCAGGATATGTTCCCGTTGATGGATATCACAGGCGTGGTCGGCGCAGCCTACACGCCCAACGACGGCAGCATTGACCCGACAGGACTAACCAACGCGCTTGCCATCGGCGCAAAGCAGCGCGGGGCAAAAATTTTCACCGACACCGCCGTGACGGCGGTCAACGTCAAGAATGGCCGCGTGCATGAAGTCGTCACGACCAAAGGCACGATCAAGACCGAGGTTGTGGTCAACGCCTCCGGCATGTGGGGACGCGAGATCGGAAAAATGGTCGGGCTGAATCTACCCGTCATCCCGATGGCGCATCTTTACATCATGACCAAACCCATTGAAGGCGTGACGAATACATTTCCCAACCTGCGCGATCCTGACCTGCTTGTGTATTGGCGTGAAGAGGTCGGCGGCCTGGTCACAGGTGGATACGAACGTCAGCCTGCATACTTTGGCGTGAATGGCATTCCGGATGATTTTAAATTCCAGCTGCTCCCGCCCGATTGGGACCGCTTCACGCCGTTGATGGAAAATTCAATTCGGCGCGTACCCGCGATTGAAGACGCGGAGGTTATAAAACTTTTGAACGGACCCGAGGGTTTCACACCGGATGGTGAGTTTTTATTAGGCCCAACTTCGGTAAAGGGTTTCTGGGTTGCGTGTGCATTCTGCGCGCACGGGCTCGCAGGCGCGGGCGGCATCGGCAAGGTGATGGCGGAATGGATCATCGATGGAAACCCCGAATGGGATATGTGGCGCCTGGATGTCCGCCGCTTTGGTCCGAACTATAACAATCTCGATTATGTTGCGGCGCGCACGCTTGAGACGTATACGCAGTACTATGATATTCATTATCCCGGCGAAGAAAGGATCTCGCGCCGCAATCTGCGCACCTCCCCCACGTACTTCAGACTGCGCGATCTCGGCTGTCACTTTGGCGAGAAGATGGGCTGGGAGCGCCCGAACTGGTTCAGAATTTATGAAGAGAAAGCCACGCATGGACACGAACCAAAAGGCTGGATGCGCCACAACTGGTCCCGCGCGATCGGTCATGAGCACTTGATGACGCGCGAGAATGCCGGCCTCTTCGATGAAACGTCGTTCAATAAGTTTGAAGTGAGCGGAAGCGGTGCGTTGAAATTCCTGAATTACGTTTGCGCCAATCAAATTGATGTGCCAATCGGCAGCATGGTCTATACGCAATGCCTGAATAAACGCGGCGGCATCGAATGTGATTTCACCGTTACGCGCCTTGCGGAAGAGCTCTTTTTCATCGTGACCGGCACGGCATTCGGCCAGCACGATATGTCGTGGCTCTCGCTGCAAATGCCGGAAGATGGCAGTGTGACCATTGAAGATGTCAGCTCGTCACTGGTTTGCATCGGCCTGTGGGGACCAAAAGCGCGCACGATTTTGGAAAAAGTTACTTCCGACGATGCCTCCAATGCAGGCTTCCCGTACATGACTGCGAAACGGATTAATGTGGGCGATGTGCCCGTTCTGGCTTCACGCGTGACCTATGTGGGCGAGCTCGGCTGGGAGTTTTACTGTCCCTCTGAATATGGTCTGCGCTTATGGGATACGCTCTGGGAGGCCGGTCAACCCGAGGGCATGGTCGCAGGCGGATATAAAGCCATCGACACCTTGCGTCTTGAAAAAGGCTACCGCTATTGGAGCGGTGAGATTTCGCCCGATTACACTCCGTACGAGGCGGGTCTCGGTTTCGCAGTCAAACTGGACAAGGCGGATTTCATCGGCAGGGATGCCCTGGCCAAACAGAAAGCGGAAGGACCCGCCCATAAACTTTGTACGATCACCCTCGACGATGACCGAACGATTGTCATTGGCAAGGAACCGATCCGTGCGGGCGATGACCTCGTGGGCTGGGTGGCTTCCGGCGGATTCGGATATTCGGTCGGGAAGTCCATCGCGTATGCCTATCTGCCGCTGAAACATGCGAAAGCTGGAACAAAATTGAGCGTGGAATGTTTCGGCGAACAGGTCAGCGCGGAGGTGGCGCAGGCCATATTGTGGGACCCGAAGGGCAAGAGGATCAAACAGTAA
- a CDS encoding choline/ethanolamine kinase family protein — translation MSTLAIDKAIAKVPFLADSKNIKRTPLSGGITNLNFKIEADGRSYVIRLAGEGTDQLGIKRDVEHMANKAAGELGIAPEIMYFIEPEGYIVTRFINGKTIPPDVIKQPDYLARVMKKIRLFHRRGPKLNGEFNVFDRVKMLTKISKSNGSKFPSDWDWIMQKMNETKKALEKDPYTPTPCHDDLLNLNWLEEDVPGDIGEIRLMDWEYAGMGDIFFDLANFSHHHRLNDEQVRFVLNEYFGEVTPKQYARLRLMWPMSELHEAMWGTTQTGISKLEEDFQGYADLWFGRFRQHVTDFHWEQWLKDVAKKSNK, via the coding sequence ATGTCCACACTTGCCATTGATAAAGCCATCGCAAAAGTACCGTTTCTCGCGGACTCAAAGAACATCAAACGGACCCCGCTGAGCGGCGGGATTACCAATTTGAATTTTAAGATTGAGGCGGATGGCAGGTCGTACGTGATCCGCCTTGCGGGCGAGGGCACCGATCAACTGGGAATCAAACGGGACGTGGAACACATGGCAAACAAAGCTGCCGGCGAACTGGGGATTGCGCCCGAGATCATGTACTTCATCGAACCCGAAGGGTATATTGTGACGCGCTTCATCAACGGCAAAACGATTCCACCCGATGTCATCAAGCAACCGGATTACCTTGCGCGTGTGATGAAAAAAATCCGTCTCTTTCATCGGCGCGGTCCAAAACTAAACGGTGAGTTCAATGTCTTTGATCGCGTGAAAATGTTGACGAAGATTTCAAAGAGCAACGGTTCAAAGTTCCCATCCGACTGGGACTGGATCATGCAAAAGATGAACGAGACAAAAAAGGCACTCGAAAAAGATCCGTACACGCCAACACCCTGCCATGACGATCTGTTGAATTTGAACTGGCTTGAAGAGGATGTACCCGGTGACATCGGTGAGATTCGCCTGATGGATTGGGAATATGCGGGCATGGGTGATATCTTTTTTGATCTTGCCAATTTTTCGCATCATCACCGCTTGAACGATGAACAGGTGCGCTTCGTCCTTAACGAATATTTTGGTGAGGTGACCCCGAAGCAGTATGCCCGCTTGAGGCTGATGTGGCCCATGTCCGAGTTGCACGAAGCCATGTGGGGCACAACCCAAACGGGTATCTCGAAACTGGAGGAGGATTTCCAGGGATATGCGGACCTGTGGTTTGGGCGCTTCCGCCAGCATGTGACTGATTTCCATTGGGAGCAATGGTTGAAGGATGTAGCGAAGAAAAGTAACAAGTGA
- a CDS encoding class II fructose-bisphosphate aldolase — translation MSIVNAKEIMVEAAKNGYAVGAFNITDFNQFKGVVEAAVEKKAPLIIQTSVKPSQFFGPDVMVAVYRTIAEAAPVPICLHLDHCTAIDYCKKCADAGYTNIMIDASKQSFEENIRQTKEVVDYCHSVGNISVEGELGTVGGVEDQIKVAEDEAQLANPEQSIEFVERTGVDIFAPAIGTAHGVYKTKNPKIDFERMAIINKMLNGNGIKTPVVVHGGTGLPDDYIVKLLQAGGAKFNVSTELKHTLIDAKWEYINAHRDEYDPGKLDVFVRDATRKAVMHWIDKLGSAGKA, via the coding sequence ATGTCTATCGTAAATGCAAAAGAGATCATGGTGGAAGCGGCAAAGAACGGATATGCAGTCGGGGCGTTCAACATAACGGATTTCAATCAATTCAAGGGCGTGGTGGAGGCGGCTGTCGAAAAGAAGGCGCCTCTCATTATTCAGACTTCCGTCAAGCCCTCCCAGTTTTTTGGCCCTGATGTGATGGTGGCGGTGTATCGCACCATTGCGGAAGCAGCTCCCGTGCCGATCTGCCTGCACCTTGATCATTGCACCGCCATCGACTACTGCAAAAAGTGCGCGGATGCGGGCTATACCAACATTATGATCGACGCATCCAAACAATCCTTCGAGGAGAACATCCGCCAGACGAAGGAAGTGGTGGATTACTGCCACAGCGTCGGCAACATCTCGGTCGAGGGCGAGTTGGGAACGGTCGGCGGCGTGGAGGACCAGATCAAGGTCGCAGAAGATGAGGCACAGCTGGCAAATCCCGAACAATCCATTGAATTCGTCGAGCGCACAGGTGTGGACATCTTCGCTCCTGCCATCGGCACGGCGCATGGCGTGTACAAGACGAAGAATCCGAAGATCGACTTTGAGCGCATGGCGATCATCAACAAGATGTTGAATGGCAATGGGATCAAAACTCCGGTGGTTGTTCACGGCGGAACCGGGCTGCCAGATGATTACATCGTCAAATTGCTGCAAGCTGGCGGTGCAAAGTTCAACGTGTCCACCGAATTGAAGCATACGTTAATCGACGCAAAATGGGAATATATCAATGCCCATCGCGACGAATACGATCCCGGTAAACTGGATGTTTTTGTCCGCGATGCAACCCGCAAGGCGGTCATGCACTGGATCGACAAATTAGGTTCTGCCGGCAAGGCTTAA
- a CDS encoding histidinol-phosphate transaminase, whose translation MKKVEEYYAPWVKGIPMYISEHIEKAWRDPSLHRMMSNENPLPPSDKVLEAMVKYAKLANRYPDQGLVVRGKIAEMNNVDGPGNVMIGNGSSEVYDNIFRMFIVPGDEVIQHTPCFGIYGLRGTLLGAKMVSVPMIYKDHLMHYDPDAIIKAITDKTKIIVVANPNNPTGNFMDAKHFITIAETGIPFVIDEAYVEYAGLGMSQVQLTRKYKNVLITRTLSKAYGLAGMRFGYTIADKEVIDQIAGSLLPWNVGTIPMWAALAAFEDMEGLAERVKFNNNAVDFITESLSVIPGFYVMPSKANYILFDCGETGKTGKEVLAFAETKGIILRGESKKYGSEGWFRVTVGTKEENELFVNTVLEFFGIKK comes from the coding sequence ATGAAGAAGGTTGAAGAATACTACGCCCCATGGGTAAAAGGCATCCCGATGTATATCTCGGAGCATATTGAAAAGGCCTGGCGGGACCCGTCCCTGCACCGCATGATGTCGAATGAAAATCCGCTTCCCCCATCCGATAAGGTGCTGGAAGCGATGGTCAAATATGCGAAGCTGGCAAACCGCTATCCGGATCAGGGATTGGTCGTCCGGGGCAAGATCGCAGAAATGAACAATGTGGATGGCCCGGGGAATGTGATGATCGGCAACGGGTCCAGCGAAGTGTACGATAACATCTTCCGCATGTTCATTGTCCCCGGAGATGAAGTCATTCAGCACACCCCCTGCTTCGGAATTTACGGCCTGCGCGGGACATTGCTCGGTGCAAAAATGGTCTCCGTTCCGATGATCTACAAGGATCATCTCATGCACTACGATCCCGACGCGATCATCAAGGCGATTACCGACAAGACCAAGATCATCGTGGTCGCAAATCCGAACAACCCGACGGGCAACTTCATGGATGCGAAGCACTTTATTACCATTGCGGAGACAGGCATTCCGTTCGTGATCGATGAAGCCTATGTGGAATACGCAGGGCTCGGCATGTCCCAGGTGCAGTTGACCAGGAAATACAAGAATGTATTAATTACACGCACTCTTTCAAAGGCCTACGGACTCGCGGGGATGCGCTTCGGGTATACCATCGCAGATAAGGAGGTGATCGACCAGATTGCCGGCTCGCTTCTGCCATGGAATGTGGGGACAATCCCCATGTGGGCGGCGCTGGCAGCTTTCGAAGATATGGAAGGTCTCGCGGAACGCGTCAAATTCAACAACAACGCGGTCGATTTCATCACCGAGTCCCTGAGCGTCATTCCCGGCTTTTATGTGATGCCGTCGAAGGCAAATTATATTCTCTTTGATTGCGGTGAAACCGGCAAAACCGGCAAGGAAGTGCTTGCCTTCGCCGAGACCAAGGGCATCATCCTGCGCGGCGAGAGCAAGAAGTACGGCAGCGAGGGCTGGTTCCGCGTGACCGTCGGCACGAAGGAAGAGAACGAGTTGTTCGTGAATACCGTGTTGGAATTCTTTGGGATAAAAAAATGA
- a CDS encoding HAD-IA family hydrolase has protein sequence MSKIKAVLFDQDGVIIDTERDGHRVSFNMTFKEFGFTDEWSVEYYHELLQIAGGKERMKHHWKAQGFSKPMSEQEIDELVKEMHKRKTALFVELIESGKLPLRPGIQRFMKELMEAGIKIGVCTTSNEKAAKAITGKVLADIKFEIVLAGDVVKNKKPDPEIYNLALSKLGLQPDEAFVVEDSRNGLTASKAAGLKTIVTTNGYTEKEDLEAGDVIVSCLGDPDGEKAIMHKGGLQNFDGVVHARQLIELFG, from the coding sequence ATGTCTAAAATCAAGGCAGTCTTGTTTGACCAGGACGGTGTCATCATCGACACCGAGCGTGATGGACACCGCGTATCGTTCAATATGACCTTTAAGGAATTCGGTTTCACCGATGAGTGGAGCGTGGAGTATTACCACGAACTGCTTCAGATCGCAGGCGGCAAGGAGCGCATGAAGCATCACTGGAAGGCCCAAGGGTTTTCCAAACCGATGAGCGAGCAGGAGATCGACGAGCTCGTCAAGGAAATGCACAAGCGCAAGACCGCCCTCTTCGTGGAATTGATCGAATCCGGCAAACTCCCCCTGCGTCCTGGCATTCAGCGCTTCATGAAGGAACTCATGGAAGCGGGCATCAAGATCGGCGTATGCACCACATCCAATGAAAAAGCTGCGAAAGCCATCACCGGGAAGGTCCTTGCGGATATCAAATTCGAGATCGTTCTCGCGGGTGATGTGGTCAAGAACAAGAAACCCGATCCTGAAATTTACAACCTCGCCCTTTCCAAATTGGGGTTGCAGCCCGATGAAGCTTTTGTCGTGGAGGATTCCAGGAACGGATTGACGGCATCCAAAGCAGCGGGATTGAAAACCATCGTCACCACGAATGGATATACTGAGAAGGAAGATCTTGAAGCGGGGGATGTCATCGTCTCCTGCCTCGGCGACCCCGACGGAGAAAAAGCGATCATGCACAAAGGCGGCCTCCAGAATTTCGACGGGGTTGTCCACGCCCGGCAATTGATCGAGTTGTTTGGGTAG
- a CDS encoding NUDIX domain-containing protein has translation MADEVLDIVNDEDNVIGREKRSAIHRLGCQHRGVHVFLFTADGKMLVQKRSADRASSPSLLDCSVSEHVLAGEEYLKAALRGMREELGLEGIQLERLTKFRMKYGWNDNEISELFQGMVDPGQVRFDPGEIEAISYLSMDELKKMVQNENQKFCGWFIELLNLYWNGKGNMQVMG, from the coding sequence ATGGCTGACGAAGTATTGGATATTGTGAATGACGAGGATAATGTCATCGGGCGCGAAAAGCGCTCAGCCATCCATCGACTTGGCTGCCAGCACCGCGGCGTGCATGTGTTTTTATTCACGGCGGACGGAAAAATGCTCGTGCAAAAACGCAGCGCAGACCGCGCCTCATCCCCATCCCTGCTTGATTGCTCGGTCTCGGAGCATGTGCTGGCGGGGGAGGAATACCTCAAAGCTGCGCTGCGGGGAATGAGGGAGGAATTGGGTTTGGAGGGAATCCAGCTTGAACGGCTGACAAAATTCCGCATGAAGTACGGTTGGAACGATAACGAGATCAGCGAATTATTCCAGGGCATGGTTGACCCCGGACAGGTACGATTTGACCCCGGTGAGATTGAAGCAATATCTTATTTAAGCATGGACGAACTAAAGAAGATGGTACAGAACGAGAACCAAAAATTCTGCGGCTGGTTCATTGAATTGCTGAATTTGTATTGGAACGGAAAGGGAAACATGCAGGTGATGGGGTAA
- a CDS encoding TIGR03960 family B12-binding radical SAM protein yields MLTPGQIEFKLDRILLKVQKPGRYVGGELYSIRKDWDKAQTRVAFVFPDIYDIGVSNVGLKILYDQINQRDDSLAERAYAPWLDMEELMREHGIPLYSLESKHPLACFDLIGFSLPYETLYTNTLNILDLAGIPVRSADRDETHPLIIAGGHATTNPEPMHAFIDAFAIGEGEEIIHDIINVIQKTKGAKREETLRDLARIPGVYVPRFYETTYMEDGTIAYTEPVIPDVPKTVNKRIVAKLPPPPTRFIVPNIEIVHNRVSVEIMRGCTRGCRFCQAGMITRPVRERSVQEVVDAADEAVRATGFEELALMSLSSSDYTYINDLVDAISRRFEGRKLTVSLPSLRIESVSVDLMEKLKQHRSGGFTLAPEAASERMRRIINKFIPDEDILNTTRDIYSHGWTTVKLYFMIGHPSETLEDVQAIVDLCKRVIEEGRKVAGWKVKLHAGVSTFVPKPQTPFQWVACDTRDSVLEKQALLKRQLLKDKNIKLSWTKPEDTLLEAWLSRGDRKMAEVIYSAWKNGAKFDAWDEGKKQDAWLPAFEEHGLDPAFYTHRQRRTDEVFPWEHITAAVRKNFLFQDFRMSLEGQIRVDCRLNCFACGILPTFANLRRDNPGEGWKCPDVKTPARKIDVELPVVGD; encoded by the coding sequence ATGTTAACCCCTGGGCAAATCGAATTTAAGCTTGACCGCATTCTCTTAAAGGTACAAAAACCGGGCCGCTATGTGGGCGGGGAACTTTACTCCATCCGCAAAGATTGGGATAAGGCGCAAACCCGGGTGGCATTCGTATTTCCCGATATTTACGATATCGGCGTTTCAAACGTGGGTTTGAAAATCCTGTACGACCAGATCAATCAGCGAGACGACTCGCTTGCCGAACGCGCCTACGCCCCGTGGCTGGACATGGAAGAACTCATGCGTGAGCACGGGATCCCGCTCTACTCGCTCGAATCGAAACACCCTCTGGCCTGCTTCGACTTGATCGGCTTTAGCCTGCCCTACGAGACCCTCTATACCAACACTCTCAACATTCTTGACCTCGCAGGCATCCCTGTCCGCTCGGCAGACCGGGATGAGACGCATCCCCTTATCATCGCCGGGGGGCACGCCACCACCAACCCTGAACCCATGCACGCCTTCATTGACGCCTTTGCAATCGGCGAGGGCGAAGAAATCATTCACGACATAATTAATGTAATTCAGAAAACAAAAGGCGCGAAGCGCGAAGAAACCCTGCGCGACCTTGCCAGGATCCCCGGCGTATATGTCCCCCGCTTTTATGAAACAACCTACATGGAGGATGGGACGATTGCCTATACCGAACCGGTCATCCCCGATGTACCCAAAACAGTCAATAAGCGTATTGTCGCAAAACTGCCTCCCCCGCCGACGAGGTTTATCGTCCCAAACATTGAAATTGTCCACAACCGTGTTTCGGTGGAGATCATGCGCGGATGCACCCGTGGATGTAGATTCTGTCAGGCGGGCATGATCACGCGTCCCGTGCGGGAACGAAGCGTGCAGGAGGTGGTGGACGCCGCCGATGAGGCAGTCCGCGCCACGGGGTTTGAAGAACTGGCCTTGATGTCCCTGTCATCCTCCGATTACACCTATATCAACGATCTGGTGGACGCGATCAGCAGACGTTTTGAGGGCCGCAAACTCACCGTCTCGCTGCCCTCCCTGCGGATTGAATCGGTTTCCGTGGATTTGATGGAAAAGCTCAAACAACACCGCTCCGGCGGTTTCACCCTGGCACCCGAAGCAGCCAGCGAACGCATGCGCCGCATCATCAACAAGTTCATTCCCGATGAAGACATCCTCAACACCACCCGTGATATTTACAGCCACGGTTGGACAACCGTAAAACTGTATTTCATGATCGGGCATCCCAGTGAAACGCTCGAAGATGTGCAGGCCATTGTGGATCTATGCAAACGCGTGATCGAAGAGGGGCGAAAAGTGGCGGGCTGGAAGGTGAAATTACACGCGGGCGTGAGCACCTTTGTACCAAAACCACAGACCCCCTTCCAATGGGTCGCATGCGATACAAGAGACAGTGTTCTTGAAAAGCAGGCTCTCTTAAAACGCCAGCTTTTAAAGGACAAAAATATTAAGCTAAGTTGGACCAAACCCGAGGATACGCTGCTGGAGGCCTGGCTTTCACGCGGCGACCGTAAAATGGCAGAGGTCATTTATAGTGCCTGGAAAAATGGCGCCAAGTTCGATGCATGGGATGAAGGCAAAAAACAGGATGCCTGGCTGCCCGCATTTGAAGAGCATGGTCTTGACCCCGCCTTCTACACCCACCGCCAGCGCCGTACCGACGAGGTCTTCCCGTGGGAACACATTACTGCCGCTGTCCGCAAGAACTTTCTCTTCCAGGATTTCCGCATGTCTCTCGAAGGGCAGATTCGCGTGGACTGTCGCTTGAACTGCTTTGCCTGCGGCATCCTGCCGACCTTTGCAAATCTGCGGCGCGACAACCCGGGTGAGGGTTGGAAATGCCCGGACGTGAAAACCCCCGCACGCAAAATTGATGTTGAATTGCCCGTGGTCGGCGATTAA
- a CDS encoding TIGR03936 family radical SAM-associated protein, with protein MRARITFTKQGALRYTGHLDLHRLWERAMRRAELPIAYSQGFHPQPKISLAAALPLGFSSRGEVLDVRLKEEMSLADISKRLKDSLPPDIQVIHIENVDERAPALQTQVLSAAYDVHLTEAVDSAELTRNVQALMASESILRERRGKSYDLRPLIEMLSVITEANGKVWLKMMLAARDGATGRPEEVLNALDIAPECTRIERTRLIFQDYTVQQ; from the coding sequence ATGCGAGCCAGGATCACCTTCACAAAACAAGGTGCGCTGCGATACACCGGCCACCTCGATCTGCACAGATTATGGGAACGCGCCATGCGCCGCGCGGAACTGCCCATCGCCTACTCACAGGGATTCCATCCCCAGCCGAAAATAAGCCTTGCCGCCGCCCTGCCGCTGGGATTCTCATCACGCGGTGAAGTCCTGGATGTCCGCCTGAAGGAGGAAATGAGCCTTGCAGACATTTCCAAACGGCTCAAGGACAGCCTGCCCCCGGACATCCAGGTCATCCACATCGAAAACGTGGACGAGCGCGCGCCCGCCCTGCAAACGCAGGTATTGTCGGCGGCCTATGATGTCCATTTGACGGAAGCAGTTGACAGCGCGGAACTGACGCGCAACGTACAGGCGCTGATGGCCTCCGAATCCATCCTCCGCGAACGGCGCGGAAAATCCTACGACCTGCGTCCGCTGATCGAAATGCTCAGTGTGATAACCGAGGCAAATGGGAAAGTATGGCTGAAGATGATGCTTGCCGCGCGTGACGGTGCAACCGGGCGTCCTGAAGAGGTGTTGAATGCGCTCGATATTGCGCCGGAGTGTACGCGCATTGAAAGAACTCGCTTGATTTTTCAGGACTACACCGTTCAACAATAA
- a CDS encoding PrsW family intramembrane metalloprotease, with protein sequence MALLVSVFLGFVPMFIYAAFIYWLDRYEKEPKALLGAAFMWGVVIAAGGAFIINTVFGIGIYIFTGSEALTNLGTTSLVAPVVEEILKGLAVAIVFFMFRREFDSILDGIIYGGIAGLGFAATENTLYIYRNGYLEGGWEGLFVLAIIRVILVGWMHAFFTAFTGIGFAVARLNKNISIKIIAPVAGLGVAIFTHAFHNTLGNFFGDLEGLAATVFVDSIGYILMFGFIIWMIFHERNVVKRQLAGEVSTGLISQAQYQKALSPWTLTTAGLSGRATSRFYHALGELAHKKEQFNRHGDEKGNSAIIESLRRELAALAPQAK encoded by the coding sequence ATGGCACTGCTCGTTTCGGTCTTTTTGGGCTTCGTTCCCATGTTCATCTACGCCGCTTTCATTTACTGGCTGGATCGCTACGAAAAGGAACCCAAGGCCCTGCTCGGCGCCGCGTTCATGTGGGGTGTGGTCATCGCCGCAGGCGGGGCCTTCATCATCAATACGGTCTTCGGCATTGGCATTTATATTTTCACCGGCTCGGAAGCGCTGACGAACCTCGGCACCACCTCCCTGGTCGCGCCTGTCGTCGAGGAGATCCTCAAGGGTCTTGCGGTGGCAATTGTGTTTTTCATGTTCCGCAGGGAATTTGATTCCATTCTGGATGGGATCATTTACGGCGGTATCGCCGGGCTTGGTTTCGCCGCCACTGAAAATACCCTCTACATTTACCGCAACGGCTACCTTGAAGGCGGCTGGGAGGGTTTGTTCGTACTGGCCATCATCCGCGTGATCCTGGTCGGCTGGATGCACGCCTTCTTCACCGCATTCACCGGCATCGGTTTTGCCGTTGCACGTCTGAACAAAAACATAAGTATTAAGATTATCGCGCCGGTCGCCGGCCTGGGGGTGGCGATCTTCACGCACGCCTTCCACAACACCCTTGGCAATTTCTTCGGCGATCTCGAGGGCCTTGCGGCAACCGTCTTTGTCGACAGTATTGGTTATATACTGATGTTCGGCTTCATCATCTGGATGATCTTCCACGAACGTAATGTTGTCAAAAGGCAGCTGGCCGGGGAGGTCTCCACAGGGCTGATCTCGCAGGCGCAGTACCAAAAAGCGTTGTCGCCGTGGACGTTGACCACCGCGGGGCTGAGCGGCAGGGCAACCTCCCGTTTTTATCATGCACTGGGCGAACTGGCTCACAAGAAGGAACAGTTCAACCGACACGGTGATGAAAAGGGGAATTCCGCCATCATCGAATCGCTCCGGCGGGAACTGGCAGCTCTCGCGCCGCAGGCAAAATAA